The proteins below come from a single Rhinolophus ferrumequinum isolate MPI-CBG mRhiFer1 chromosome 8, mRhiFer1_v1.p, whole genome shotgun sequence genomic window:
- the LOC117026303 gene encoding 40S ribosomal protein S10-like, with the protein MLMPKKNRIAIYELLFKEGVMVAKKDVHMPKHPELADKNVLNLHVMKAMQSLKSRGYVKEQFAWRHFYWYLTNEGIQYLRDYLHLPPEIVPATLRRSRPETGRPRPKGLEGERPARLTRGEADRDTSRPSAVPPGAHKKAEAGAGSATEFQFRGRFGGGRGHPPQ; encoded by the coding sequence ATGTTGATGCCCAAGAAGAACCGGATTGCCATTTATGAGCTCCTTTTTAAGGAGGGAGTGATGGTGGCCAAGAAGGATGTTCACATGCCCAAACACCCTGAACTGGCAGACAAGAACGTGCTTAATCTTCACGTCATGAAAGCCATGCAGTCTCTCAAATCACGAGGCTATGTGAAGGAACAGTTTGCCTGGAGACATTTCTACTGGTACCTTACCAACGAGGGTATCCAGTATCTCCGTGATTACCTCCACCTGCCCCCCGAGATCGTGCCGGCCACTTTGCGCCGCAGCCGGCCTGAGACGGGCAGGCCAAGGCCCAAAGGTCTGGAGGGCGAGCGACCCGCAAGACTCACGCGAGGGGAAGCTGACAGAGACACCTCCAGACCGAGCGCTGTGCCTCCTGGTGCCCACAAGAAAGCCGAGGCCGGGGCTGGGTCAGCAACGGAATTCCAGTTTAGAGGCAGATTTGGTGGCGGACGTGGTCATCCCCCTCAGTAA